The Dreissena polymorpha isolate Duluth1 chromosome 9, UMN_Dpol_1.0, whole genome shotgun sequence genome contains the following window.
ACTGTTTGTTTCCACAAACCCGGTCAAAGTAATTTCGGAATATGTATTTCATTGAAaattcttgaaatattttttttaagtttgtagATTTGGAGTTACAAACAAGTACAAATAAACAACTTATTGATTAACCTTCATTCTCTTTTTGCATGATCTTGTTCAGCACAATATTGCTTTCCATATAATAATTGATGGCAAAAATGCCTAAAATCTCgataacaatatatttaacactaAATATTTTGCACTAAGgctttgaaatgtttttaaaaaattgtGTTAAATGAAACCTGCACTATATTGGATATCTCAAGGCAATGCTATGTTTTAGTTTCAAATATTCCGCCAGGAGTTTATTAGAAATGAACAAACGACAGAGCTTGGACGAACGTAGATATCAGACGTCCGACCCAGCCCTGTCGTATGTTATCTTTATTATACATATCATCTTAATTTGTTCCTTCACTAAATTTATTACAAATCACACTTTTGcgtacatttattttcatttacgcAATTAATGACATATCTCGTTTTACCGTATTTCCGTGACTAAATACAGCAGTTAAAGCTACCCTCTGTCGACTTTCGGGACAACAATTCTTACATGTTTTTTGACAGCTAAATATCAGAAAAAAGGTCTGATAAAAACACTTAAATGAATCCGAAAaatatttcggattgtgtgtttgtcatgtatAAAGTGAAACTTCAATTTCAGGAATAACAATATTATCCATTTAAAGTGTCGTTTGATTTCAAAAAGCTTATTTTTTTGCTctgagtggttagcattcgattcTAAAGTTTTCAAAAAGTAGCGCGGTTTAAATCTAATTAAGATGAATGGGTGTACGAAAAGAAATGAGAAGTGAACACCGTTGTGTCTTTAATATTTTTAAGAATTGCTCTAAAGTTGTAATTTAGTTTTGTGTGTCGTTTATTATAGCTTTGTGTGATGACATCTTTGAATGCTTAAAAATTGTCATCTATCAACGTTGAGGTTTCAGTCGTCATCGATATTTAATGATTCCAATTGTGTGCTACGTTTAAATCATGATTATGATTTTTGTTTGATTTGTGGCTTCAATTTGTTTATCAAGATTGGCTAACACTTATTGTGGACGCCATTTTCTTCAGGTTAAGTCACGCAACCGGATTCTTTTCAGATATACCAAATCCGCCCTGGACAGCTATGATTTTAATGTTTGGCCCGGCGGGTACAAATAACATACCATAGAGCTTGGTCGGACACCGATATAATGGCACGATGGCCGATTTTAGACGTCCGACCAGGCTCTATTGTATGTACTTATATAAGTTATAAAGTAATCTAGTGATATAATAATGATGGTATTATAACATGTACACGTTCAATATGTCATAGTTAACTTCATTTACATGaatatttcagaaaataatagtatTGCAAGGCAGGATGTTTAGACTGTTCACGGCATTAGTCTTAATTTATTCTTTCGGTTGTGACGAGAGAATATACTATGAGCATAACAACATGACATGCGCAATGTGTCGTCCGGGGTCACATTGGGTTGGTCATTGCTTGACAAGTGGGGCGTCCGCTGATTGCGTCCCCTGTCCACACGACCAGTACAATCCTGCCTTCAACAGAGCAATTTACTGTAAACAATGTAGGACAAGTTGTTGGAACCAGAATCATGAGCATGAGAGTGTTCAAAGAGAAGAAATTGTACAAGCCTGTACAGGAATCTCAGACTTAAAATGCCAATGCAAAGAAGGGTACTGGAGGGAGAAGGGGACCAATAACATTTGTCAGCGTGTGTTGACGTGTGGTCAAGGACAGGGTGTTAAAACCAAAGGTAAACCAATAACTTCATATGTGGCTAACAAGAGCTTAATAGTgctcaataaacaaaaacatttggcgaaatatgaaatattaaatatagttGATCCAATTTACAATGTTTTCGACTGGTTGACATGTATTTAGAAAATCAAAAAATTGGATGGATTCTAGCTCTagataaaatgatttatttgaaTTTCATAACCTGGACAGATGGGTATTCGGTTAAacagtatatgtatatgtaattaAACGTGGAAATAATGGtataaaaacacatacatgtattattcaGTATAGCCAATTctatttttaaattgatattacaGCTACCCCAAACAGTGACACAGTTTGTGAGGATTGTGTTAATGGAGAaacgttttcaaatgtttcatCAACAACAGAACAGTGCCTTCCATGCTCTACATGCGGCACGGATGAGATCCTTCATCGATCTTGCACCGCAACTGAGGACACTATATGTGCTGTCCGGACTACAACTGGTGCTGACACTTAGCTTTTATTGATTATCGTTTCTTagttacattttaatattaatattataaaagtCGTGTCGTTTGATAATTCTTTATTTCGTGTTTCCGTAGGTTTGaatgaattattttgttatttataaattaatcatTTATTTTGTTTCCTTTAGAAAGTATTTCGTTCGCTTTTTTTTCATCCACCCGGTAATTCATCTATACTTCTAACTTATTTAATTCTATATTACATCCCCCTTTAAGTGTGTTCTTTATTTTGATATGGGGCCACattatagtgttttatttcatgatttaGGTCGCAAGGAGCTGGTTATTGGTCTGGTAATAGGAATCTCTTCTCTGGTCCTGGTGTTTGTAGCAATTGGTGTTGGGCTTTATGTCTTCTGTTACTGTCGAAGTGCTAAAACTGATTCAGATTCAATTACGAAAGGTGAATGTTGCATTATATCTTCTTTATACTTTAAGAATCATATTTCGTACAATTAGACGTGTTATTTGTCGTTCAAACACAGCTTACACGTTTAATGTTTTTCCAACAATATTAACACTATATGAAGAAGACAGGAGTATAAATGGTCCTCATGATGAAGTGTTCTTATGATCCTAAGCGTTTAAACCTTCGTatgtataaattaaatataatctaAATAATGACGAccaaaataaacactttaaacGTCTCGTCTAGTCAGTTGTCTAACATTAGTTATGTTAAGTTCTTGATAAACTCGATAAATAAATGTTTCTTctcaaatgtgtatatattttcaacaaatgGGTGTAATTGCTTCATtttatatgtacttaaagcaaaTCAAGATGATCTTCAATTCAATGTCTCTACGCACGAAGTCGTCAATGGAACTAAAAACCGAGCTTTTCAAGGACAAAGACCTCAGGCAAATGAGATGTCTACACACGTTTTTATCGATgaaacaaaagcaaatgacaCTGCTATTCGTGAGCAGTCGGTTAAAGCTATGGTAAGTAACGCCTGCAATAGAGGTAATGCCAGTGGATCTGCTTCAGAGGCAAATGGAGCCTCTGTCAACGATAATGTTTCGCACACCGTTAATGCTCACGACAATGAGAACGATACTGAAGCGGCTATCGTTGTAAATGGGccaaaatatgttgataatgCATACATAGGCAAGAGAAAGGCTGCACGTGTGATCCCTGATGGAAAGAGAGCTGGTTCTAAAAGT
Protein-coding sequences here:
- the LOC127844523 gene encoding uncharacterized protein LOC127844523 isoform X2 — encoded protein: MARWPILDVRPGSIKIIVLQGRMFRLFTALVLIYSFGCDERIYYEHNNMTCAMCRPGSHWVGHCLTSGASADCVPCPHDQYNPAFNRAIYCKQCRTSCWNQNHEHESVQREEIVQACTGISDLKCQCKEGYWREKGTNNICQRVLTCGQGQGVKTKATPNSDTVCEDCVNGETFSNVSSTTEQCLPCSTCGTDEILHRSCTATEDTICAVRTTTGRKELVIGLVIGISSLVLVFVAIGVGLYVFCYCRSAKTDSDSITKANQDDLQFNVSTHEVVNGTKNRAFQGQRPQANEMSTHVFIDETKANDTAIREQSVKAMVSNACNRGNASGSASEANGASVNDNVSHTVNAHDNENDTEAAIVVNGPKYVDNAYIGKRKAARVIPDGKRAGSKTKLSDASDPYLFLQKVYCELSEKMDGNFRMFFRKNGISDFTISTIEEEEKRVSEQCYKLFRAWEHHINVREVPAMKIPLERIRKLTSMFREDTAMKCSVTCLDILERYENKWSRKCRHTNTRT
- the LOC127844523 gene encoding uncharacterized protein LOC127844523 isoform X1, whose amino-acid sequence is MRIECYLINDIDICLLQREVAKIIVLQGRMFRLFTALVLIYSFGCDERIYYEHNNMTCAMCRPGSHWVGHCLTSGASADCVPCPHDQYNPAFNRAIYCKQCRTSCWNQNHEHESVQREEIVQACTGISDLKCQCKEGYWREKGTNNICQRVLTCGQGQGVKTKATPNSDTVCEDCVNGETFSNVSSTTEQCLPCSTCGTDEILHRSCTATEDTICAVRTTTGRKELVIGLVIGISSLVLVFVAIGVGLYVFCYCRSAKTDSDSITKANQDDLQFNVSTHEVVNGTKNRAFQGQRPQANEMSTHVFIDETKANDTAIREQSVKAMVSNACNRGNASGSASEANGASVNDNVSHTVNAHDNENDTEAAIVVNGPKYVDNAYIGKRKAARVIPDGKRAGSKTKLSDASDPYLFLQKVYCELSEKMDGNFRMFFRKNGISDFTISTIEEEEKRVSEQCYKLFRAWEHHINVREVPAMKIPLERIRKLTSMFREDTAMKCSVTCLDILERYENKWSRKCRHTNTRT
- the LOC127844523 gene encoding uncharacterized protein LOC127844523 isoform X4 — translated: MRIECYLINDIDICLLQREVAKIIVLQGRMFRLFTALVLIYSFGCDERIYYEHNNMTCAMCRPGSHWVGHCLTSGASADCVPCPHDQYNPAFNRAIYCKQCRTSCWNQNHEHESVQREEIVQACTGISDLKCQCKEGYWREKGTNNICQRVLTCGQGQGVKTKATPNSDTVCEDCVNGETFSNVSSTTEQCLPCSTCGTDEILHRSCTATEDTICAVRTTTANQDDLQFNVSTHEVVNGTKNRAFQGQRPQANEMSTHVFIDETKANDTAIREQSVKAMVSNACNRGNASGSASEANGASVNDNVSHTVNAHDNENDTEAAIVVNGPKYVDNAYIGKRKAARVIPDGKRAGSKTKLSDASDPYLFLQKVYCELSEKMDGNFRMFFRKNGISDFTISTIEEEEKRVSEQCYKLFRAWEHHINVREVPAMKIPLERIRKLTSMFREDTAMKCSVTCLDILERYENKWSRKCRHTNTRT
- the LOC127844523 gene encoding uncharacterized protein LOC127844523 isoform X3, which translates into the protein MFRLFTALVLIYSFGCDERIYYEHNNMTCAMCRPGSHWVGHCLTSGASADCVPCPHDQYNPAFNRAIYCKQCRTSCWNQNHEHESVQREEIVQACTGISDLKCQCKEGYWREKGTNNICQRVLTCGQGQGVKTKATPNSDTVCEDCVNGETFSNVSSTTEQCLPCSTCGTDEILHRSCTATEDTICAVRTTTGRKELVIGLVIGISSLVLVFVAIGVGLYVFCYCRSAKTDSDSITKANQDDLQFNVSTHEVVNGTKNRAFQGQRPQANEMSTHVFIDETKANDTAIREQSVKAMVSNACNRGNASGSASEANGASVNDNVSHTVNAHDNENDTEAAIVVNGPKYVDNAYIGKRKAARVIPDGKRAGSKTKLSDASDPYLFLQKVYCELSEKMDGNFRMFFRKNGISDFTISTIEEEEKRVSEQCYKLFRAWEHHINVREVPAMKIPLERIRKLTSMFREDTAMKCSVTCLDILERYENKWSRKCRHTNTRT